The following coding sequences are from one Alosa alosa isolate M-15738 ecotype Scorff River chromosome 13, AALO_Geno_1.1, whole genome shotgun sequence window:
- the mboat7 gene encoding lysophospholipid acyltransferase 7: MSPDELVYLGFIAASIPIGFLFRYLSPPVKQGAALLLGLTITIVTCRIHTLHSLITVLGTWAIIKLNWRSAPAITLGWTFLYLFFFRLSAWLGLPQPTPFSNAIQLILTLKMVSLANEVKSFYLEKKKEVSSFSKSPVVGVIPHEPSIYDIISYSYCYLGIMTGPFFRFQTYIDWLQQPSPLSLPGKDPCLLRLRMVPVYGALFLSVNYVFPLAYVRTDEFLEHNFLFRFLYMIAVFFVFRMRFYSAWCGAEAGCISAGLGCYPEGAQAKPGGGPTVQYSPDPDTPVQYDFRTIQNIDCYNTDFCVKVRHGMRYWNMTVQWWLHHYIYPNAPFRAYALRAGWTMLISAYWHGLHAGYYLSFLTIPLCIAAETAMEGAVRSRLGPQGQSIFDWVHWFLKMRAYDYMCMGFVLLKASDTVSYWSSIYFSMHIVAVGCIVLGRLLKAGGGRRERKGASEGEKTGAAEEEKKTEEQEVLREKSE, from the exons ATGTCACCAGATGAACTGGTCTACCTGGGATTCATTGCTGCTTCAATACCTATTGGGTTCCTTTTCCGTTATCTTA GTCCTCCGGTGAAGCAGGGGGCAGCACTGCTGTTAGGTCTGACTATAACCATAGTTACCTGTAGAATCCACACCTTACATTCTCTGATTACGGTTTTGGGAACATGGGCCATCATCAAGCTAAACTGGAG GAGCGCCCCCGCAATCACCCTGGGCTGGACATTCCTCTACCTCTTCTTCTTCCGCTTGTCTGCATGGCTCGGCCTTCCTCAGCCCACGCCTTTCTCCAATGCCATTCAGCTTATCCTCACTCTCAAG ATGGTCAGCTTAGCCAATGAGGTGAAGAGTTTTTACTTAGAAAAGAAGAAGGAAGTGAGCTCATTCTCCAAATCACCTGTAGTGGGTGTTATTCCCCATGAGCCTTCCATCTATGACATCATATCCTATAGCTACTGCTATCTGGGTATAATGACAG GCCCTTTCTTCAGGTTCCAGACGTACATTGACTGGCTGCAGCAGcccagtcctctctctctgccgggGAAGGATCCCTGCCTGCTCAGACTCCGCATGGTGCCCGTGTACGGGGCGCTCTTCCTGTCCGTCAACTACGTCTTCCCCCTGGCCTACGTCCGCACTGACGAGTTCCTGGagcacaacttcttgttcag GTTCTTATATATGATTGCTGTGTTCTTCGTGTTCCGGATGCGGTTCTACTCGGCATGGTGTGGGGCTGAGGCCGGCTGCATCAGTGCAGGACTGGGGTGCTACCCAGAGGGGGCGCAGGCCAAACCTGGAGGAGGACCCACCGTTCAGTACAG CCCTGACCCTGACACCCCAGTGCAGTATGACTTTAGAACCATCCAGAACATTGACTGCTACAACACGGACTTCTGTGTCAAAGTGAGGCACGGCATGCGCTACTGGAACATGACTGTGCAGTGGTGGCTTCACCACTACATCTACCCCAACGCCCCCTTCAGAGCCTACGCACTCAG gGCTGGCTGGACGATGCTCATCAGTGCCTACTGGCATGGCCTCCACGCCGGCTACTACCTCTCCTTCCTGACCATCCCGCTGTGCATCGCGGCCGAGACGGCCATGGAGGGCGCCGTGCGCTCGCGGCTGGGCCCACAGGGCCAGAGCATCTTCGACTGGGTCCACTGGTTCCTCAAGATGCGCGCCTATGACTACATGTGCATGGGCTTTGTCCTGCTGAAGGCCAGCGACACGGTCAGCTACTGGAGCTCCATCTACTTCAGCATGCACATCGTCGCCGTCGGCTGCATCGTGCTCGGACGACTGCTCAAGGCCGGAGGaggcaggagggagaggaagggagcgagcgagggagagaaGACTGGTgcggcagaggaggagaagaagacgGAGGAGCAGGAAGTCCTGAGGGAGAAGAGCGAGTGA
- the rps9 gene encoding 40S ribosomal protein S9, translating into MPVARSWVCRKTYVTPRRPFEKSRLDQELKLIGEYGLRNKREVWRVKFTLAKIRKAARELLTLDEKDAKRLFEGNALLRRLVRIGVLDEGKMKLDYILGLKVEDFLERRLQTQVFKLGLAKSIHHARVLIRQRHIRVRKQVVNIPSFVVRLDSQKHIDFSLRSPYGGGRPGRVKRKNAKKGQGGSGGADDEEED; encoded by the exons ATGCCCGTTGCCAGGAGTTGGGTTTGTCGCAAGACATACGTTACCCCCCGCCGTCCCTTCGAGAAGTCCCGTCTCGACCAGGAGTTGAAACTCATTG GTGAATATGGACTGAGGAACAAGAGAGAAGTGTGGAGGGTCAAGTTCACTCTTGCCAAGATCCGCAAAGCTGCCAGAGAGCTACTCACCCTGGATGAGAAGGATGCCAAGCGTCTCTTTGAAG GCAACGCCCTGCTCAGGCGTCTGGTGAGGATCGGTGTGCTGGACGAGGGCAAGATGAAGCTGGATTACATCCTGGGCCTGAAGGTTGAGGATTTCCTGGAGAGGAGGCTGCAGACTCAGGTGTTCAAGCTGGGCCTGGCCAAGAGCATCCACCATGCCCGTGTGCTGATCCGCCAGAGGCACATCCG TGTGCGCAAGCAGGTCGTGAACATCCCATCCTTTGTGGTGAGGCTGGACAGCCAGAAGCACATTGACTTCTCCCTGCGCTCTCCATACGGTGGCGGTCGCCCTGGTCGCGTGAAGAGAAAGAACGCCAAGAAGGGCCAGGGTGGATCTGGAGGtgctgatgatgaggaggaggattaA